The sequence ggttggggggcactGGGTTGTCCCGGGGTCTTAATGACACGCAGGAGAGGGACAACTTCTCCAGCCCGGTTGACACTCGTCTCTAACATCAATGTGACTACACCCGCGGTTCTGTCCTGGATCCTGAAGCTTGCTTGTCCCAGCCCCACGACTGGGAACACTCCCTTCACAAAGTGACAGGAATAAAATTGCTGGGAAAATCAGAACACCCGAAGCTGTCTAGTTCATTTAGTGTTTCGGTTTATTTTCAGCCATCTCGTACAATCATTAAACACCTTTTATATTATCTTTGAATTTTCATATTTAAAATATATTCCCTTATATTACAAAAAAGTCGGCATGCCACCATAACAAAGTGCCCAATTGTGAATCGATATTTAATCGGATCGAGGTAAACAAAGGCTGCTGTTTTGCATAGAAACTACAATTCTCAAAACTGTAAATGCCAGCATCATGCAAAGTAATTCCATATGTACACATTTTCTTTACAGTTTAATTCTGTACAAGGTATTTATAAGTGTTaacagtcttttttttaaaaaaattcatgtgTTCACGCCCACTACCAGGGCCTCCAGATACAGTTCTCCTGGTGGACTGCGATGTCCTGTGGGTTGAGGCGGGGGCTGCTGACGCTGGGCGGTGATGGTCGGCGAACCGCTGGGCCCCCAGTCGGGTTAGGTTGGACTAAGCTCCGTCGTCCCTCTCTCGAAACCTCTGCACCGACCGGGCTCCTGGTGTTGTGGGAATAAGGATAATAGGAGACCGAAGGCATGCACCTCTCCAGGTAGTCCGTGAGGCGATCGCAAGCTTCCGTTCCCATGAGTTTTGAAGGCGGGAGGAGGTTGCCCAGCTGAAGGAGGCAGGCACGGTAACCCTCCCGGTAGCTATCCAGGCGATCTACAAGGAGGGCAGAGAGAACATTGGTTATTtcccacctctctgcctcttcatcgTGTTAAAAGTTTAAACTGCCACCTGTCCATAAACTCGCTAGCTGGCCCCTTCCCTCTTGCAAATTTGCATTTGGAAAGAGAAGACAGAATCAGTAATATGGATTAAAGGATGGTTTGTCTGTATTGTTTTGTGTGTAAAATAGCCACTGCTTTAGCCTAGACAATACTTCAAAAGAAAGGCATTGGTTATAAAGCGTCGGAGGAGATGAAATGTGCTGTATAAATAGTGCTCCCCGTCTCCCTATGTATCATTGTCCTCTTGTAATTAGTCAGTATTTTAAGAATTGAATGTTACGAAGGAATAAAATCATGTTAAATGAGCAAAGCTGAAAATAGTAACGTTTCATCAGCTATTCTGATTAATTCTGCAGACAGAATCGTTTCTGAGGTTACCGTTCAGCTACCGCTTGTGAAAAGGATTAAACATGCCCAAATCCTATTGACTAACTTGGAAGTTCGCTTTCGTCTCTGTTACCCATTCCAGCATGTCCAAATAATAGAAGCGTTTTTCATTTAAAACAAACCGAACCAAATGCACTCACCGTAAAGTGGTGTTTTCGGCAAATCCTGGAGAAATCGAACAGTCATTTCCAGAATATCAGCCTTTTCCAATTTGGAATACCGTGGACTCTGCCAAAGGGAGAACAACGAAGTTTTATTAATTAACTCGTCCTCTTGTAAAACCGGATTGGGATGCTCGTTAAAGGGTTAAAGGGTTTAAAAATAACCAGCAAAAGAGACAAAAGAAAACCGCACTTACATCTTTTCCAATTAGAGGCAGAATCAGAGTCTTTAACTGGTTCAGACTGTCATTGATCCGCGCACGTCTTCTCTTTTCCATAAGTGGTTTCAGAGTCTGCAAGAAAATCAAATCAAATTTCAGACGACACAAACAGAGTGACACGCACTGAAGTGACAATTGTGTCGGGGCCTCTGGCTCCAGATTCAGTATCGGGGACCTAAGTTACCTTTCTTAACTCGCTGGCTTCTCTTTTTTTACTTTTGCTTCCTTGTGCAGGGAGCTGTCCGTGCTCGGTAGTGTTCGACtcgcagagatgaggagacatgctttatatttgtgtgtgtgtgtgtgtgtgtgtgtgagagagagagagagacgggtttcTTTCAGAAGATATTGGGCTAGAGCGATAAAGACTGTTCGTCCAAGAGTTGCGAGTGTGGGAATGGCTGTGTGACTCCGCTGCTGAATGAATTTATAGAGGCTGGGAGTGTCCGCGTCCTGCCCACTAGTCTTTGTGCAGTGAGACGGGAGACGCCTCTGTGCTCCTCAGCCACCCACCGAACTCATTACAATAAAGTTACCATCTGTCTCGCGATTCTCGACTTTCAATGTGCAGATAAAATTCTCGCAAGAATCACAACTTATAGTCAGTAAAAGCAGACCCGAATAACACTCCTGTTTCAACACGTGGTGCATGGCGAGTCTAAATTGAAAAAATGCTGCAGAAATCCCTCATTAACCCCACCGAATTATCGGTGTATAAGTCAGTAAAATGTCAGCGAATTCAGAATAACTCCCGTTTTTCTGTAGTATTTTTAAAACGATCTCTTCAATATGCACAATCCCAAGCACCTGACTTGCAAGTACAGACAAGCTAAACGAAAGCTAAAAACTTTtcagaaagttttaaaaaaaaacgaatCATGATTCTTTTCAAAGTCCAGGCTGGTATAATATATTGCACAGCGCAAGACGGTGATGTTTGTTGCTTTTTGAATTGCAAACAGGTGCATGTTTTGTAACGCCGATCTGATGCGGTTTTCCAATACTTCCACGATCTCAGGTTGAAAGCAAACCGGTTCCTAATTGGAAAAGGACAGCTTCCCAAGCCGAAAGCTACGccgcctcacctcctccccccaccccccccccaaaaaaaaacacctGTCTCTTCGATCTGCAATGATTTGGGTATTTAACACGAAATATTTGATTAATACTAATACGGACTGGGATGCAGGCTAAAGGAAACTGGGTCAACATCATCAGTTCGACGTTGCTTGTGTTTTCACAAGCTTTTGCTTGGTAGCTTCAATGCAAATAGTTTCGTTTTAGTTGTACATTGAAAATTCTggttgttccccccccccccccacccattttCCCCCCAGAAACAGGAATTTGCCTAGCCAGAGTTAGAACTGAGTGAAAGGTGCAGACATGTGCTAAGTCCTAGTGTCTGGATTCACTTTGCAAAGGCAAGTGAACTTGAAACGGTGCTGTTTAACTAGGGCaaagagaaatatatatatatatatgtgtataataGATGTACAGGGTCAATCTGAAATATATCAGTTGGAATTGAGAGTCGAAcacgttttctctctccctcgaggATTAAGAGGCTTGAATTGAAGCCACGCGTCAGGCACATGCCAGCAGCAACCCACCAGCCAAGCATCACCCGAATAGAACCATTtccaaccacctcaacaccaAAGACGCGTTTTAATTCAAAAATCTAAAAGAAGCATATAAATGTGTGGTGCATGCAGTCTCTACGCGCGCAGAATAGTTTCATTCCAGTTTTAAAACTTATATAACTTTGTACTTGATCTGTGACATTAACACGTTCAACTGGGGGAATCGGGGAGCGAATCGATTAAACTGCGGTTCAAAATATACGTCAGGAAACGTTTTATTTTAGTTCCACTTGTGACGCACATTTGTCTGTATTTTGATACCATGGGGCTTCAATGTGCGATACAATTAACCTAGACATAGTTGCTGGATCGTTGAGGTTTGACTTAATATAATGGGAGATTTTCTATATATAACATTTTATATTGTGTAAGGATTTCTATAATCGTTTATACTGTGTAAGGACCCCTCTCTCAGAAACAATGTTCGACCAGCCATAAGTTATATTCTCAAATGTTTAGCGTGTTGTAGGATTACTGAAATGGCATCCAATCTGTCCCAGAATTAAGAGGGCGCGTTTATTTTGGCTTGGGAAGCTGCCTTAGATGAAacatctgccccccacccccctcctccacccccctccacccccaaacacccaaccctcagacagagagatttTCAATTTATTGGAGGGTGAGCCGCAAAGAATCACGTGATGTTAAAAGTTTTTAAGTAGAAGTCAGCAGCAAACAGCAGCAAATCCTGTGCTCAGAACCGTTGTGAGCGCATGTGGTCCAACACCAGCCTTGTCCAAGCCGCAAACTGGCTTTTTCATTCCTTTATTATTGTCCCGAGGTTAAATTCGAAAAGTCATTTCTTCATTAAACCCCAAATTTCCTAGCgctcgcccttgtggaggcgacTGCTCAGTAATGTGGCAGTTTGATTTCAACAGAAAAGGTGCGCTGAGTGCTGTCGGTGAATCCAGTACATTCTTGTACattgctctctgtttctctctctctctctctctctcggttggGTCTCTATGGGATTAATTGTGTTGAATTGAAATCATGCACTCGGCACGCGTCAACATCAGCTCAAAGAGGCTTGTGACTGTGGACCCCGGGCGCTTAGCCAGAGGATGGGCGATTTGAAAAGGAGTAGTTTGCAATATAAGTCTGAATACTAAAATCAGATACATTTTTACGTTTGTAATCTGtccagcagatgcattggaatgtATGAATTATATTCCCATCAAATGGTAAATTGACTCTCAGTAAACCCATATTGGTCGCGTCtgaaaatagatttttaaaaatcatagaaTTACATTTAATTTACAACACACCCCAACTGGTCTATGTCGGTGTTTCTGCTCCACGCGAGCCTCCTCCCGCCCGTCACTCACTAACTCCGTTAGCATAAGCTTCTGTCCCGTTCTCCTTCATGTGTTCTGTAGCTTTCCCTTCACCGTATAGTTTAGGATAGTGATTAGAGAATATTTTATTAAAAGTGCCCATTGGAGTTTTAAAACGCCCTATTGCAGTATAAATAACCTATAAGCCattataatttattttatttgctttgaTTATGGCAAAATGCCCGTTAGATATTTGCCCCGTTGTGCCCTTTCTTTGGGCTCTTTTCAAAGGTCCAGGTTTTTTCCTTCACTCTGACGTTACAAAACAGGCGCCAACTCTTCACACTTTTATTAGTTGAGATTATTCGGGGAGTGAAGAACTTTGTTagttcccctcccctcctctcctctctcgccccACCGCTGACGTCTTTCGATTGCAACGTTTTCATTTCATTCAATCTAACCTCAAGACGCGTCCCAAAGCTCAAACGAACGCTATCCGGGTGAAACATCTGCCCCAAAATCTACACCCATACACAATTGGGGTTTTCCTTATTTACTGTTTCACAAACAACAACAGAAATCCTCTAACTGCACACACATTGCCGGGGGGAGAACAAATTAAAGTTCACTGCTTTTATCATTAAAGAGTTCTAAACAATGGGAACATTTAAAGAATCGACAAATTATGAATTATTTGTAAAATTATAGTTTTGAATAAGCAGCAAAttacttattttaattttaagCTGAAGTTATGATATTTTAAATCGAGACATACGCGAACAAATTGCTGAACCTGTACATTTAATTTTACTTATGGTGTTCATTTTACCCCTCATAATCGCTAAAGTATATTTCTGATGAGCAGTTTGGTGTTGGGAGTTGGATGCATTCTTTTGTACCCGTGCCTCTGATCGGGGTCATTGGGGGATTAATTGAGATGAATCGATGCCACGCGTCTGACACGAGCCAGTGAACAGCTGGAGCAGGCAGAGGGTCCAGGAATGAGCGAAAGCAGTCAGCGCAGGGAGCAGCCCCTCTCTACAAGTTCATACCCCTCCCATTCTCTTCTGAAAAGTTCCTTATTCCCATTTCGTTTAGAGAGGTTGTTGTGTCCCAAACAATTTTGGCGTCAGGGTCCCATATGCTCACCTCTCTGGTTGACATGGTGTTTGGGGAACAATTAGACTGACCTGCACGTGATGTACAGATTCGGAAGGAGTTCGGAGCTGGTGTCGTCAGTAGTCAGTCACCAGCAACTGCGTCGAGGTAAGGGCTTCCTCCAAATAAACATAGATTCTTTCCCTTTAACAATAGGTTTATAGCTTTAAACAGTTTTGTTACGCCATCATTACGATTATTTTGTGATATTTTAATTTTAGTGACTGTAAAATATATCTTAAAGCCATTTTAAAGCGCCTTTATATAAATGGACGCCAAAATGCAGGTGTGCACTGTGCTACACTTAAGATTGATTTTTCTAACTGCCCACCCTCTATGAGCATTGATATAGCCCCATTTAATACTGTTTGAGGTCAAATTTACGTCTTAAACTTACATTAGTACACCTTTAGTTTTCTAGCGCGGTATACTGAGTGTGAACATTATAATTTGTGTCAATTCTATGCGGTAGAGCAACTGGGCATTCTTTAATGCTGCATCATTATTATTTGGAGTATGTATTATATGTTCTCACAGAAGGCGGTGCGTATATCCAGTTAAACTATTACATACCGGAGGTTGCCAGCATAGAGTATTGAGTAAATTACATGGCCAAAATCAGACACTGTAGTGCACTGTACTAAGAGTGAATTGGCATCAGAATATATTGTCATTGTATGTCATCTAATCAGCCCTTGTGACTTAATTCAAACACTTGTTAGACTTAAGAAGTGCTTTATGTTTTGTGAAGAAATTATGAACTTATTATCGTTTGATGTATTTGCTGTTAACCATGCCCAGAACACTCCGGAAATAGCATGATATATGCTTCTTTATTCTTATTCTATTTCCAATTATTCGCATTGATTAGATTTTAAATCAGTTATGCGGCTTTGATTCAGTGGGTGATGTCCAGCGGACTGATATAGATGGGAGTTCTTCAGGTAAGAAACAATTACAATAGTTGGGTTGAAGGACATATAAAACAGCTTCTTCCTGTGAAAGGATAACAGTCAGAGGATGTTCTCGGTGTGTGATCAAGAAGAGATGTACCGTGTAaatgtttttttatataaaataatCAATGCCAATCAAAATCAATTCTTGCATTATCTCTCTCGGTAGATTAGATTTGAAATCCCACGTCAGATGTTTTTGAATAATGGGATCATTGAGAATGGTTTTCTAGTCCGCTTCCCCATTACCCAATTCATTGTACTCTCTGTCCTAGCTCCTGACGGTAAGAAAATCATTAACTCATGCTTGCTGGTTGACGCGTGCCgcctttttttccccaaatttTGCTGAGCAGGAACAGGCTTGGGGAAAGATTGCAGTCAGCGAATGATCTGTTTCCCTGtccgcctctctctgtcacttgcctATTCATTTCCGCCCTCAGTTGAAGTCCACTTCTTTGTAGGAGTTTATTAAGCTTAACACCAATGGTACAATGACATTAAGTGTAAGGTAACACTTGCTGCAGTTTAAAAGCGCCGGAACTCGTGCCAATGCGTGAACGCAGTGGGCCATGTGAGTGAGATGGAAAGTCGAAAGCCAACTTCTTTGTAGCTGCGGTTCCAACTTTACGATAATGCAAgaataggaagagagagagagagagaaccggagaagtgaaaaaaataaacacaacaGAAAAGGGATGGAGTGAAAGTGTGAAAAAACTGAATcatagaaagagagtgagaaagaaactaAACCCAGGAACGGAAGAAGtaaactgagagagagtgggcaggacagagagagagagagagagacagcaaggaaAATAACACGGAGAACTTCAGAAAATGAAAAatccttagagagagagagaccgacagactgCGGGACATCCGGAATAAGGAGACAATCAGGAAAACCTGAACAATCACTGGAATAATTTGTTGGGAAGggagaccaaaaacttggtcaaggtCGTGGTTTTTTTTGTCCAtttaggggatgtgggcatcgctggcaagaccagtatttgttgcccatccctaactgcccttgaactgaatgtcttgctaggccatttcggaaggcagtgaagagtcaaccacatcaaccACCATTGGCTGTGGttcgggagtcacatgtaggccagaccaggtaagggcagcagatttccttccctaaaggacattagtgaaccagatgggtttttgcaacaatcgatggtggttttcatggtcaccattactgagactagctttatattccaggtttattaactgaattcaaatttcaccagctgtggTGGGATCTTACTCTTGTCTCCCAAGCGTTTGCCTGAGCCTTGgagctagcccagtgacattaacactacaccattgccccccacccccacccccacctccccacttaaAGAATAGTgaggggtggagaggtttaggagggaGTTGCAGGGAATAGGCCTGGGCTGCTGAACTCACAATTCCCATGGTGGGACAAGGCCGGGATTCAAAAGAGGCCAGATTTAGAGGagtgggaagtgggggagggtgctggtgagagTCTAGGGCTGGAGAATATTAAAAATACAGATGGATGAGGTCATGAGGAAAGGATATAAACAtgaaaatgaaaattttaaatttgaggtaccAAGGGTATCAGAAACCAATGTCAGTCAGCGAGGTAAAATCAGAAAATACTGGGAATATTGATGACTGCACATTGTTCAgaaccattcacaacttctcagatactgaagtagtctgtaCCTGCATGCAACAAGATCTGATTattaactcacatcctgactccccaaagcctgtctaccatctataaggcacaagtcaggagtgtgatagaataccctccacttgcctggatgagtgcagctcccaaaacaagCTCAATgctatccagggcaaagcagcccacttgactgggaCCCCAAACACCAAcctcaacattcattccctccaccaccaatgcacagtggcagcagtgcacaccACCTATAGGATGCACTCCatcaacttaccaaggctccctcaacagcgccttccaaacccatgacctcaacACCCCAGGAGGACAAgggggcagatgcatgggagcaccaccacctgcaagttgcccctccaagtcacatacaccatcctgacttggaagtatatcaccattccttcactgttgctgggtcaaaatcctggaaccccttttctaacagcacagtggatgtacctacgccacctggactgcagtggttaaaaaaggtggctcactaccatcttcttaaAGACAATtagtcagtgatgctcacattcccATGAACAAATGGCAAAATAAAACCTCAAGAGGCCTGGCAGaacctgtggagagggaaacagggttaaGCTTTCAGgtgatgaccttccatcagaactgacATTCTGAATTCTGACAAAGGGTCATCGACTGGAAACGTTTATTCTGCTTCTCCTCCCACATGTCCCGTCAGACTTGTTGAGTATTGTAGCATTTGCAGGTTATATTTCACTATTTCATTCaggtttctagcatccgcagtattttattttaatGTTAGGCCAGCAAGGACTGGGACCTTGGATTTAGGGTAACACGGGGCAGCAGAGATTGAGATGAGCTGAAGCTGGGGCGTGGGATGTTTGCCAGAGCGGCAGAGTTAAGTGCGGAGATGACATAGGCACGGAAGATCAGTGGTAAATAGACTCGGGCGGGCAATGTTGCAGAGTTGGAAATAGGCCACCTTAGTGGTGAAATGGATATGGGGCCAGAAGCTCTGACTGGGATCAGATGAAATgctgaggtgtgaacagtgtggcCATGGAGCCTGAtgatatatcacagagtcatagacTCAGATTTAAAACTGTTAAAGTCAGATTAGCAGATAGACGTGTCATACAGTGTCGTACACACATAACGGTGCCATACAGTTGCGCATTCCCATGTTGTGTCACACAGCCAGTGTTGTACAGTATCACAGAATTAAGTATGAAACAGTGTGGCCTGCTCAGATACAGAAGTGATAAAAGTCACACAATGGGGTCTAACGGTGCCCTACAGTGTCGCACATCGGATACAGCAGAGTCTCACGATCAGTTGCACAGAAGTCATATTGCAGCAGCGGTAGCAGGAAATGAAGCAAGCATTTGTGGGCATGTTGCTGGAAGTGAAAAGGGGTTTCTTTTTAGCTGAaagttaagtctgaagacccAATGCTTCAGAAAGGATTAAATGGCGCTGGAAGGAAAACCAAGGAAACTTTGACttcttaaaacaaaaaaaaacagccgTTTGACTAATTGAAAGTCCTGACATGAAGCAGGGTCTCCTCCAGTGTACAACAGGGACATAAATATTCACAAAGCGCCCGGTGCTTGCCCGCTGTCCCGATAG is a genomic window of Carcharodon carcharias isolate sCarCar2 chromosome 15, sCarCar2.pri, whole genome shotgun sequence containing:
- the hes2.1 gene encoding transcription factor HES-2.1; this encodes MSPHLCESNTTEHGQLPAQGSKSKKREASELRKTLKPLMEKRRRARINDSLNQLKTLILPLIGKDSPRYSKLEKADILEMTVRFLQDLPKTPLYDRLDSYREGYRACLLQLGNLLPPSKLMGTEACDRLTDYLERCMPSVSYYPYSHNTRSPVGAEVSREGRRSLVQPNPTGGPAVRRPSPPSVSSPRLNPQDIAVHQENCIWRPW